In Candidatus Neomarinimicrobiota bacterium, a single window of DNA contains:
- a CDS encoding bifunctional oligoribonuclease/PAP phosphatase NrnA, with translation MSQNGPDERWAEFHSLIGTAQTIVFSTHVEPDGDGLGSQVAMYQFLSLRGKKCRILNPSPLPDAYLFLSDLAPFEYYDRASHAHWLEHVDLAVIFDSGSYKRLAQLGEDLRRLTVPTFSLDHHPHPNPNGFVYTLHDVSACATGYLLYEYMKYATARWGGDDGLTKEIAEGLYVALMTDTGSFRFNNTSAGAHQMASELIRLGIRPYDLYQRVYESTPVERILLMADSLETVRLTGGGKLAWFTVTREMIKKVGARPEYVSGFTDVVRSIRGVEVAVMVHELTGDSCRVNFRSKGRVRIDMVARRMGGGGHPFAAGTTVQMGLEQAVEYVVSNTLRELESQMANGSAA, from the coding sequence ATGAGTCAGAACGGACCGGATGAGCGTTGGGCGGAGTTTCACAGCTTGATTGGGACCGCCCAGACAATCGTCTTCTCCACGCACGTGGAGCCCGATGGGGACGGGCTCGGCTCGCAGGTGGCTATGTATCAGTTTCTTTCGCTCCGGGGTAAGAAGTGTAGAATTCTCAATCCCTCGCCGCTTCCCGATGCGTATCTGTTCCTGTCAGATCTGGCCCCTTTTGAGTACTACGACCGGGCATCACACGCCCACTGGCTGGAGCACGTGGATCTTGCGGTGATTTTCGACAGTGGAAGCTACAAGCGCCTTGCTCAACTGGGGGAGGATCTCAGAAGACTGACCGTACCCACCTTTTCCCTCGATCATCATCCTCATCCCAATCCCAATGGTTTTGTATACACATTGCATGACGTTTCCGCCTGCGCAACCGGCTATCTTTTGTACGAATATATGAAATATGCCACGGCCCGTTGGGGTGGTGATGACGGACTCACGAAAGAAATTGCCGAGGGACTGTACGTTGCCTTAATGACCGATACAGGTTCTTTCCGCTTCAACAATACCTCGGCCGGAGCTCATCAAATGGCCAGCGAATTGATTCGCCTTGGAATCAGGCCTTATGACTTATACCAACGCGTGTATGAATCGACACCCGTGGAGAGGATTCTTCTCATGGCAGATTCTCTTGAGACGGTCCGGTTGACCGGAGGAGGAAAATTGGCCTGGTTCACGGTCACAAGGGAGATGATCAAGAAAGTGGGGGCACGCCCCGAGTACGTCAGCGGATTTACGGACGTCGTCAGATCGATTCGAGGAGTTGAAGTTGCGGTAATGGTCCACGAACTCACGGGGGATAGCTGCCGGGTGAATTTCCGGTCAAAAGGGCGAGTTAGGATCGACATGGTGGCACGCCGGATGGGGGGAGGGGGGCACCCGTTTGCTGCGGGCACCACCGTCCAGATGGGGCTGGAACAGGCCGTTGAGTATGTCGTTTCAAATACGTTGAGAGAATTGGAGTCTCAGATGGCCAACGGGAGTGCTGCGTGA